The sequence GAGAGCTCCTTGCCTAAGAAACATCTTTTGGTATTAGCTTATCTATTTCCCTAACAATACAATTACTGTATTTAAATTATAATCGGCACTATGGACTGGCTAACCGCAAAATAGCGCTGAGCTAAAATGGCTACCGATTTTTAATTTTGCTTACGTTGATTTAAATCGGTCAGAAATCATCCAAACGACTTCCCTACTCGTGCAATTTACAGATTCATAACGCGCAACCGAGTATTGAGACACTTCAATTATATTTGCCTCAACTATTCTTGAATGATGTCTTGTGTTGCTTTCCCTCAACAAAGAATATTGCAAAATATTAGTCACTGGGCTTAATTCGTTTCCCCCCTCTAGATAGAGCTTATGAACAAATGCGTATCATATACAATTACAAAATTGATTCGAATCTGTTTCGCTGTCGTTcgtgttattatttttattgcacTTTCTTGACAAAACACAAATAAATAGCGACCACGGGTAATGAAATACCTCCGCCCCCACATTTACAATACAACAGGGACCATTGACTAGTGACATCTTACACATACCCTGACAATTCACCATACAAAACACAGTCCAGCCGTCTTGTGTCAGTCCGGAGCCCAGTCTCTCAGCATGCACCAGTGTTAAGTCAGTAGGCCCCCTTATCTTTGAAAACATTTTTTCAGCTGAACTTGGTCAACCACTTCTGATAGTGGCCCACCAGTTGTCCTCACGTCAAGTTCCTGCGTCGATTTGCTGCTCCCGCCCTGAGTAGACTTCCACCTCAGCAACACCACCTTCTTAAAGTATTTCACGGTGTTGTTTTTAACCGTCACAAAAAACACTGTATTAATCATACTGTTGCTCATGGCAATGCACTCAACCATGTAAAACACCGCTATGTAGTGTTTCTCTTTCAGAACAAGGGTCGGATAGAAATCTCGAACAATTGTAAATCCATAATAAGGCGCCCAACATAATATAAAAACAGTTAGAATGCCCAGGAGCATGAGCACGGTCTTCCTCCTGCTCCTCAGCCGTCTCCTGATCTGGTCAGTCTCGTAGCCCGGCACGCGCTTAAACCACAGCTCTTTGGAGATCTGAGCATAGCAGAGACCCATGGTGATCGAGGGTCCCACGAACTGCAGGAGAAAGATGAACAGGAAGTACGACTTGTAGGATATTTGCTGGTCGGTGGGCCAGATTTGGCCGCAGAAGACCTTGTCCTGAGCATGGGTGTGAGGAATGATGGTCTCGGCGGCGAAGTAGGCGGATGGGATGGCCATGAGCAGGGAGCCGAGCCACACCACACCGATCAGCACACAGGCAGTCTGATAATTCATTCGAGGCTTCAGTGGGTGCACGATCGCCAGATACCTGGGGTAAAGAGAAGGAACACGAGAAACCATAAAAATACAGTTTTGTAATTTAGAACCGCCGAATCACCCCATCAAACGGTAATGCGCCGCTATAAGACATCCCAATTCGTCCAAAACAATACAAATTTT comes from Mobula hypostoma chromosome 8, sMobHyp1.1, whole genome shotgun sequence and encodes:
- the prokr1b gene encoding prokineticin receptor 1b, whose translation is LSTFRLFSFPSTFSYSDYDVLRSEKQDFTADQTFRAARTVVGVALVCIMLICGVGNFIFIATLARCKKLRNLTNLLIANLAISDFVVAIVCCPFEMDYYVVKQLSWEHGHILCASVNYLRTVSLYVSTNALLAIAIDRYLAIVHPLKPRMNYQTACVLIGVVWLGSLLMAIPSAYFAAETIIPHTHAQDKVFCGQIWPTDQQISYKSYFLFIFLLQFVGPSITMGLCYAQISKELWFKRVPGYETDQIRRRLRSRRKTVLMLLGILTVFILCWAPYYGFTIVRDFYPTLVLKEKHYIAVFYMVECIAMSNSMINTVFFVTVKNNTVKYFKKVVLLRWKSTQGGSSKSTQELDVRTTGGPLSEVVDQVQLKKCFQR